A single Metarhizium brunneum chromosome 5, complete sequence DNA region contains:
- the PBN1 gene encoding Protein PBN1 — protein MKERVTFVHAQGVDVDPGLLKVDANQLDGPSVKAARENRLTVEVAELPPELAGLLQAYRDISIRWASPLTYGTVEPFTSRLSPGLHVFSTPANETAGHAQLRLCTSLQAFGSIDCMSAESFTTHGQGQSFNPPAATFHQELEHLSAFIDWVTKEICSKEDSVCRNRAEALSDAASLDILWDSTLRTLRISSLFPLTEQSIKVAGSSTRRTEVGVFSKDTPPNQKPHEIGVSGFLTVLGENKKPSGTLFGFPSRHRVADAYFSSDFVSPTGLHPTLRLTLSSNIPPPTEDECGLHAYFTLPRTIFADRYQFADQLFLASKNLTASRYTSLPVDLEAPAYTTKTWGSSVLLQLAPPSSNEPESWTAEVPLHLRYLEPSVSGKVDIEIPYPAVFWACESEAHVDLSNNPFDRTRLGYDGLFSENTVFWHATPQPATGGRILTPISVPVLKEDGAWLVGFGTAAAVALGFAWVLWKLAAVFAVSGYGSLSSETQMESKKRK, from the exons ATGAAGGAGAGAGTCACATTTGTCCATGCCCAAGGGGTCGATGTTGACCCTGGGCTCCTCAAAGTCGACGCCAACCAACTTGACGGGCCCTCGGTAAAGGCGGCCCGAGAAAACAGGCTAACGGTTGAAGTAGCTGAACTACCACCGGAGCTTGCTGGCCTCCTTCAAGCTTACCGAGATATCAGCATTCGGTGGGCCAGCCCGTTGACCTATGGCACGGTTGAGCCTTTTACTTCGCGGTTGTCGCCAGGTCTTCATGTGTTCTCTACACCAGCTAACGAGACCGCTGGACATGCCCA GCTGAGGCTGTGTACTTCTCTACAAGCCTTTGGCTCAATAGACTGCATGTCAGCCGAG TCGTTTACAAcacatggccaagggcaatCTTTTAACCCTCCAGCTGCCACCTTTCACCAGGAACTTGAGCATCTGTCAGCCTTCATCGACTGGGTTACCAAAGAGATATGTTCCAAGGAAGACTCTGTTTGTCGGAACCGGGCCGAGGCCTTATCCGATGCCGCGAGCTTGGATATTTTGTGGGACTCGACACTTCGAACTTTGAGGATCTCGTCATTGTTCCCGTTGACTGAGCAAAGCATCAAAGTGGCCGGCTCTTCCACTAGGCGAACAGAGGTCGGCGTCTTTTCCAAGGATACACCGCCTAATCAAAAGCCGCACGAAATAGGAGTATCTGGGTTTCTCACTGTTCTTGGCGAGAACAAGAAGCCTTCTGGAACACTGTTTGGTTTTCCATCGCGACATCGCGTCGCCGACGCTTATTTCTCATCCGACTTTGTCTCCCCCACAGGCTTGCACCCAACTTTGCGATTGACATTGAGCTCAAATATACCGCCGCCCACAGAGGATGAATGCGGTCTTCACGCATACTTCACTCTCCCCAGGACAATTTTTGCAGATCGATACCAGTTCGCCGACCAACTTTTCTTGGCGTCCAAGAACTTGACGGCTTCAAGGTACACCAGCCTCCCTGTTGACTTGGAGGCACCAGCATATACCACAAAAACATGGGGCTCAAGCGTCTTGCTGCAATTAGCACCTCCCAGCTCCAATGAGCCGGAAAGTTGGACAGCCGAGGTGCCTCTGCATCTTCGCTACCTTGAACCGTCTGTGAgcggcaaagtcgacattGAGATTCCCTACCCAGCTGTGTTCTGGGCATGTGAGTCTGAGGCTCACGTGGACCTATCCAACAATCCCTTTGACAGGACTCGGCTGGGTTACGATGGGCTATTTAGCGAGAATACGGTGTTTTGGCATGCCACGCCGCAGCCTGCTACGGGAGGCAGGATCCTGACGCCCATCTCGGTACCAGTTTTGAAGGAAGATGGGGCTTGGCTGGTTGGATTTGGAACTGCAGCAGCCGTGGCGCTGGGTTTCGCATGGGTATTATGGAAGTTGGCTGCTGTATTTGCGGTCTCTGGGTATGGGAGCCTGAGCAGCGAGACGCAAATGGAGAGCAAGAAGAGGAAGTGA
- the LEU3_0 gene encoding Regulatory protein LEU3 translates to MTHWLTHHHHSKLEQLEQELKSIKQVVQPATNGAVQSAWTPPSPRAAIPALPEQKPASAAAINTTTPQTPTPQPESSIGQGHPGQSSERRLKTGPTEARILGNHIVSGEDIDWYFTKYLQHFHRFVPVLRKKDPDDCYEANQTLFWLVIYVACRRYARDRSLFPLLTDHLEKNIWTMSSVPALDFDAVHALLILCTWPMPNVRFVVDTSPTFAGIATTTALGLGCHTGQGKNSQFLVGLRQNFHATDEEASSTWLACCMLSQRTAAGIGIPPPYIQHSDSKTKAVLDASQWVDLIVMHDVQRFLNRFHTSMFTQVTAHGGVHESEVAMWETEFESLKPLITKYDSDISRFCLLAAQLEIQLCYFIWPPNTAVPSIKSHAVRVFNTARSIVAHSLDLETRIQFLTHSPQWAIRTNIDAACIIISILHSDCSPGMSEPDADLLVQQACGAILRASVRDADLAHRASIIMETFWSIRNLVPSFGAAPGARPDRASAGVTFWCLGKFRTALRDAQNSTDRVNKALEMMQGRCANSTPCTQPNSSQPQPGNLSSDPIQDVDWTMFMDDFGWAGDDAVLLGLP, encoded by the exons ATGACACACTGGCTTACCCACCACCATCACAGCAAGCTAGAACAACTCGAGCAGGAGTTGAAAAGCATCAAGCAAGTCGTCCAGCCCGCGACCAATGGAGCAGTCCAGTCCGCCTGGACGCCGCCAAGCCCGCGCGCCGCCATCCCAGCACTGCCAGAGCAAAAACCCGCGTCggctgccgccatcaacacGACGACACCACAGACGCCAACACCTCAGCCGGAATCGTCAATTGGCCAGGGACACCCGGGCCAGAGCTCCGAGCGACGTCTGAAAACCGGCCCGACAGAGGCTCGTATCCTAGGAAACCACATCGTGTCTGGTGAAGATATCGATTGGTACTTTACCAA ATATCTCCAACACTTTCATCGATTCGTGCCGGTCCTACGCAAAAAGGACCCAGACGACTGCTATGAGGCAAACCAAACCCTCTTCTGGCTCGTCATCTATGTGGCCTGTCGACGCTATGCCAGAGATCGTTCCCTCTTCCCCTTGCTGACAGACCACCTGGAAAAGAACATTTGGACAATGTCGTCGGTCCCCGCCCTGGATTTTGACGCCGTGCATGCCCTCTTAATCCTGTGTACCTGGCCGATGCCGAATGTTCGCTTCGTCGTAGATACATCGCCAACCTTTGCCGGCATAGCGACAACCACAGCCTTGGGACTGGGTTGTCACACAGGCCAGGGGAAGAATTCTCAATTCTTGGTCGGCCTGCGCCAGAATTTTCACGCCACAGACGAAGAGGCTTCTTCCACATGGTTGGCGTGCTGTATGCTCTCACAACG AACCGCCGCGGGTATTGGCATTCCGCCGCCTTACATACAACACAGCGACTCCAAGACCAAAGCAGTCCTCGATGCGTCGCAATGGGTCGACCTCATAGTCATGCACGATGTACAACGGTTCCTTAACCGCTTTCACACAAGCATGTTTACACAAGTAACAGCCCACGGCGGCGTCCACGAATCCGAGGTAGCAATGTGGGAGACGGAATTCGAGTCTCTCAAACCCCTCATCACCAAATACGACTCGG ACATATCCCGCTTCTGCCTGCTAGCAGCACAGCTCGAAATCCAGCTATGCTACTTCATATGGCCGCCCAACACCGCCGTGCCGTCGATCAAGTCGCACGCCGTGCGCGTCTTCAACACAGCCCGCTCCATCGTGGCGCACAGCCTCGACCTCGAAACCCGCATCCAGTTCCTCACCCACTCCCCGCAATGGGCCATCAGGACCAACATCGACGCCGCCTGCATTATCATCTCCATCCTCCACTCCGACTGCTCGCCGGGCATGAGCGAGCCCGACGCCGacctcctcgtccagcagGCTTGCGGCGCCATCCTCCGCGCCTCCGTGCGCGACGCCGACCTCGCCCACCGCGCGAGCATCATCATGGAGACCTTCTGGAGCATACGCAACCTGGTGCCGAGCTTTGGTGCCGCCCCCGGCGCGAGGCCCGACCGCGCGTCCGCAGGAGTCACCTTTTGGTGTCTGGGCAAGTTTCGCACCGCGCTGAGAGACGCCCAGAACAGCACCGACAGGGTGAACAAGGCGCTGGAGATGATGC AGGGTCGATGTGCGAATTCCACTCCCTGTACACAACCTAACAGTAGCCAGCCACAGCCTGGAAACTTGTCCTCGGATCCTATCCAAGATGTAGACTGGACCATGTTCATGGACGACTTTGGATGGGCCGGAGACGACGCTGTGTTGTTGGGCTTGCCTTGA